The following coding sequences lie in one Porphyromonas asaccharolytica DSM 20707 genomic window:
- the tnpA gene encoding IS200/IS605 family transposase — MYVGNYTALYYHIVFSTKGRKPLLTPNVQPRLYAYLQHCSKSKSHSIIKVNGMSDHIHILLIAYSGDFVISNFVREIKKSTNKFLNTAMGMNGSFAWQDGYFVSTVSKRDVAAICRYIEMQQEHHRKFDIAQELELIFRLNEDEL; from the coding sequence ATGTATGTAGGTAACTACACAGCTCTGTATTATCACATTGTATTCTCAACGAAGGGGAGAAAGCCTTTACTCACCCCTAATGTCCAGCCGAGACTATACGCCTATCTACAACATTGCTCGAAGTCTAAGAGTCACTCCATAATCAAGGTAAATGGCATGAGCGATCATATCCACATACTATTGATTGCTTACTCAGGGGACTTTGTCATCTCCAACTTCGTAAGAGAGATAAAGAAGTCCACAAACAAGTTTCTCAATACTGCGATGGGTATGAATGGCTCTTTTGCTTGGCAAGATGGGTACTTTGTTAGTACGGTTAGCAAGCGAGATGTTGCAGCTATATGCAGGTACATTGAAATGCAGCAAGAACATCACCGCAAGTTTGATATTGCACAAGAACTAGAGCTCATCTTCAGACTAAATGAAGATGAGCTCTGA